Part of the Odocoileus virginianus isolate 20LAN1187 ecotype Illinois chromosome 27, Ovbor_1.2, whole genome shotgun sequence genome is shown below.
TGACCTCCCTCGGGCCCCCCAGCCTCCCAATGGTGAGGAGACCCCTCTCCTCAGCACCCCAGTGCACACACAAGCATAGGTGCAGGGAGCGCTGGTCTTGGAGGCATGGGTCAGGCAGGCAGGTGGAGGGTGGCTGGGTGAGCCAGGCTTCCAGGACCATCATTCATCATTAGGCAACTCCCAGGGATGGAGAAGTCCTGGCCTGGACCAATCGGGTGACTCAAGCTGAGGTTGGGAAGTCCAGAGCCTTGTATTGACGGATGGTCGGGGAGCAGACAGGAAGACATTGGGTTTCCATGGAAACGGCAGTGTGGAGCCgttttgcttccttccttctgtctcctgGGTCATACCCATATACCTTTCCTGACAGCTGGTGCAGCATCTCTGCCCACGGCTGTCTGGAGAGGTTCCCACAATTTCTGCTTGTTCATTCACTGAATCACACCGAACACCTGCTCAGTGTCCTGCCCTCCATCGGCTGGCCTGTGAGGGACAGAAGAAATAGACACACAGTCCTTGattttgaggaacttccctggagcTCACTGGCAGAGCTGGAATGAAGTGTAGAGTCAGTTCAGTGACAGCAAGGTGTGCCTTAAGTGTTTCAGATAAGGCTGTGATGGGGGAAGTGGCGTTTAAGCTGAGCTTTCAGAAGAACGGCAGAAGTTGAAGATCAGACACAAGGTGAAGACAGTGGGGACTGCCAGTTCAGTGGGGTGGACCCGTGGGGACCCTGGGAGTGTCTCCCTGTGAGAGTCCCAGGCTGCCACACACACAGCTGCAGGTAGCTGCCAGGTGGTTTAAGGACCCCTTGTCCCCTGTGTGCCCAGCTCTAGGCTATACCGTCTCCAGCTTCTCCAATggcttccctggctgcccagGAGAGGGTCCCCGATTCTCAACACCCCGGCGCCCCTCAACGAGCAGCCTCCGACACCCCTCgcttggtgaagaatccacccatGCCCTCATTGCCCCGGATGAGCAGGTGAGCAAGTCGCTGCCCAGGGTCTTCCTGTTGgtctggtgggggtggaggatgggAAAAAACAGCACCTCCTCCCGGTGAGGCTCATGGGAGGGAAGAAAGTGGACAGGGCCCCTTCCTGTCCCAAGAAAAGGGAGTCGGCTTCCCTGAAAGGTTTGGAGGACAAGGAAGAGGAGACTGCAGCCCTTTTCCCACGTCCTTCTCTCATCCTGTCCCGTTCTGTGCTTCCTCCTTGCCCTTGGACTCTCCCGCCCTGGACTGTAACGCCCAGTCCCACACCTACGTCAACACGCCAGCCAGCGAGGAGGAGCAGCGCCGAAGCCGGCACTGCCTGCAGCCCCTGCCTGAGGGCCGGGCGCCCTTCGCGCCGCAGGCCCGGGGCCCCGACCAGCGGGACCCACAGGTGTTCCTGCAGCCGGGCCAGGTGAAGTTCGTGTTGGGCCCCACCCCGGCTCGGCGGCACATGACCAAGTGCCAAGGCCTCTGCCCGAGCCTGCAGGACGCCCCCCACCACAACAATAACAATGAGGGCCCTTCGGAGTGCCAGGCCCAGCCCAAGTGCACCTACGAGAACGTCAGCGGGGGGTTGCGGCCGGGCGCGGGCTGGAGACTGAGCCCGGAGGAGCCGGGCTGGAACGGCCTGGCCCAGCGCCGGGCTGCATTGCTGCACTATGAAaacctgccctccctgccccctgtgTGGGAGAGCCAGGCCCCGCAGCCAGGGGAGGAGGCCGGGGATGACGGAGACTCCAGGGACGGGCTCACCCCTTCCTCCAACGGCTTCCCGGAAGGCGAGGAGGACGAGACCCCACTGCAGAAGCCCACCAGCACCCGGGCGGCCCTCCGCAGTCACGGCAGCTTCCCGGTGCCGCTGACCCGGCGCCGAGGCTCCCCGAGGGTCTTCAACTTTGATTTCCGCCGGCCGGGCCCGGAGCCCCCAAGGCAGCTCAACTACATCCAGGTGGAGCTGAAGGGCTGGGGTGGAGACCGCCCCAAGGGGCCCCCGAACCCCTCCGCCCCCCGAGCCCCTGCTCCCACCACTCACCCGACCCGAAGCTCAGACTCCTACGCCGTGATCGACCTCAAAAAGACCGTGGCCATGTCTAACCTGCAGAGGGCGCTGCCCCGTGACGACGGGACCGCCCGGAAAACCCGGCACAACAGCACCGACCTGCCTCTGTAGGGGCGCCCCTCCTCCGCCCGGCCCAGCCTCCGCCTCCCGCTCCCGTGCCCCGAACCCCCACTCCGGGGTTCGGGGCTGCTTCGCAGAAGGGCACTGAGGTGGGCCAGATGCTTTCCCGCACTGGCCAGAGTCCCCAAAGATATCAGCCGCAGAGTCCCCCGGTGTCCGAGCTGGGGACAGGAGAGGGTGACCAGGCGAGGAGGGAGCCGCGGTGTAAACTGTGAAGGGCCCCCCGACGGCAATTAGCACCCTCCCGTTCTGTCATCTGTCGCGTCTGTCGTCTGTGTGTTTTTTTGGTTgaaatttggaaacattttgtacctgttgattttatttatcagtttatttttctatttattgttttaaatgtaatttaacatatttattattaatataattatttttaaattctgacgTGGTGGATGACGTCACctttttagggaaattttttttttctggcatggTGCTTGGGTGGGAGTCCAGGAGGCCTCACAGAGGTAGGGTCTTCACTCTAGGGTGATTGTGGGTTTTGTGACAAGTaacaatcatttctttttctcctctaagAAGCCCTGGCCCGGAACTGAAAGTTGCCAGGGACAGCTGTTCCGTCAAAGTAAAGTGACAGGACAGCTGGGGTCCTTGATACCCAAAGGGGATCTGTAAGAAAAACTACCCTGACCCTCTGAGGTTGTAGTCGGTGGGAGTGGAACTGAGGGGTGGGGTGCTGCACCATATTCACCTTCTCTGGACTCCCTCACTGAGTCCCCCTTCTGCCCCCAGGTGGATCCGATTGGGTACTGCCCTCCTTTCCCACCTTGGCCCCAAGGGGGACCCCGGATCTTCCTTCAGCGCCATCCACTTGGCAGGGTCAAGACTAGAACCTTTAAACAGGACTTTACTAAAAAcccaggaaaagcaaaaaaaatttaaaaggaaaaaacagtaatATAGAACTAATAGTCAGACTTACAAAGTGTGACTtacccagggaagtcctccctagGAATGAGCTCTTTGGGGCATTTCTGACCGACTGCAGGGATGGGGCCCTCACAGAGCCAGCACATCCAAACTCCTGCCTGGGCCCCTCTGCCCGGGGCTGCACGCTCCCCCTGCCCGAGGCTGTGGTTGCGGAAGCTCCCTTTCCATATCCGGAGGctgcctctttcctcttcctcctcccaccagcctccctgcctcaAAATTTCCCTTTCTGGTTCAAACCCTTGAGTGGTTAATCTCCAGAAAATCCAGTGTCTCTAATGAGGCACTCAGGGCCCTGCGGAGGAGAGGGAGCAGGGTTTGTCCAAGCCTTGGGGACAAGCCTTCTTGTCTCTGGTCACTGTTTGTGCCCCAGCTCCTGCCCTGTGGAGTGAGCAGACCTGTCCTCCACACCAAGGAAAAAGGCCAGGGCGGGGCCCgcccgcctccctcccctgctGCTGTTCAACCACTGCCCGGGGCCTCAGTTCTAGAAGTGCCCTTTTCCCGAGCAGGAATTAGACCAACCAGCTTCCAGAACCCCCTGACCTTGGGTGTCCCTCTCTGTGCATGAAATGGATAAAGAGAACTGGCCACAGAAGGCGTGAGAGGCCCTTCACCTGGGGCCCAGTAGGATCCCAGGGTGCGGCTGGCTCTGAACACTTCTTTACACCCTTTTGATCTCTGGACCGGAGGGCTCACCCACGGCAGGCTGGGTTTCATGCACTTTTCCCACACTGCAGTAGGGCAGTGCTGTCCTCTCTCTGCTGCTCACCCAGGCAGGCAGCTCAATTCTGCTTTCTCTGTGTCCTCCCACATGACCCCTGCTCCTCCTTTTGGCCTCCACAGTCAGGAGCAGTGGACCCTTCAAAGAGGATCACCAAGATTGGGGGGCAGACATGGCCATGCCAGGACCAGGCCTAGGGCCCCTTGCTGGGCTAGTGACTCATGAGTGTGCTCAGGCCCCTCCTTACTCGTGAACTCTGTCATGGGGGAGTCAGGAGCCTGGCTTGAGTCGAGGCTGCGTTCTGGTGCTGACTTGGCTGTCATCTCCGCTCTTTTGAGCATTTGGTCACCCCAAGTAGGCCTTGGATTTGCCCTTGGAAAACACAGAGCTAATTGTGAGAAGTAGCTAATGAGATGATGAAAATAGCGCCGCTTTGGCAAGCA
Proteins encoded:
- the FRS3 gene encoding fibroblast growth factor receptor substrate 3 isoform X3 — its product is MGSCCSCLNRDSVSDNHPTKFKVTNVDDEGVELGSGVMELTQSELVLHLHRREAVRWPYLCLRRYGYDSNLFSFESGRRCQTGQGIFAFKCSRAEEIFNLLQDLMQCNSINVMEEPVIITRNSHPAELDLPRAPQPPNALGYTVSSFSNGFPGCPGEGPRFSTPRRPSTSSLRHPSLGEESTHALIAPDEQSHTYVNTPASEEEQRRSRHCLQPLPEGRAPFAPQARGPDQRDPQVFLQPGQVKFVLGPTPARRHMTKCQGLCPSLQDAPHHNNNNEGPSECQAQPKCTYENVSGGLRPGAGWRLSPEEPGWNGLAQRRAALLHYENLPSLPPVWESQAPQPGEEAGDDGDSRDGLTPSSNGFPEGEEDETPLQKPTSTRAALRSHGSFPVPLTRRRGSPRVFNFDFRRPGPEPPRQLNYIQVELKGWGGDRPKGPPNPSAPRAPAPTTHPTRSSDSYAVIDLKKTVAMSNLQRALPRDDGTARKTRHNSTDLPL
- the FRS3 gene encoding fibroblast growth factor receptor substrate 3 isoform X1; translated protein: MVQCLLEVSLSSVRKGAGVSQGRGRRWPKKKPSGSDSEEEEQVGQGASSSGSRGVSRRPCACPWHASVWSPARYSCSALDPSIPLLVSRLELAAVARRVTREMIAAFGWAQSGSPALQSPSSPVPGGVRNAHLRAASLLLPDSGGAAARSQSQSGPSLLPRPEPCAPPPWVCSRLPPLPASAQQRAAAAPAQERVPRRSPNGGAGWVLEALGARRPGTRGQAGCSDTMGSCCSCLNRDSVSDNHPTKFKVTNVDDEGVELGSGVMELTQSELVLHLHRREAVRWPYLCLRRYGYDSNLFSFESGRRCQTGQGIFAFKCSRAEEIFNLLQDLMQCNSINVMEEPVIITRNSHPAELDLPRAPQPPNALGYTVSSFSNGFPGCPGEGPRFSTPRRPSTSSLRHPSLGEESTHALIAPDEQSHTYVNTPASEEEQRRSRHCLQPLPEGRAPFAPQARGPDQRDPQVFLQPGQVKFVLGPTPARRHMTKCQGLCPSLQDAPHHNNNNEGPSECQAQPKCTYENVSGGLRPGAGWRLSPEEPGWNGLAQRRAALLHYENLPSLPPVWESQAPQPGEEAGDDGDSRDGLTPSSNGFPEGEEDETPLQKPTSTRAALRSHGSFPVPLTRRRGSPRVFNFDFRRPGPEPPRQLNYIQVELKGWGGDRPKGPPNPSAPRAPAPTTHPTRSSDSYAVIDLKKTVAMSNLQRALPRDDGTARKTRHNSTDLPL
- the FRS3 gene encoding fibroblast growth factor receptor substrate 3 isoform X2; its protein translation is MIAAFGWAQSGSPALQSPSSPVPGGVRNAHLRAASLLLPDSGGAAARSQSQSGPSLLPRPEPCAPPPWVCSRLPPLPASAQQRAAAAPAQERVPRRSPNGGAGWVLEALGARRPGTRGQAGCSDTMGSCCSCLNRDSVSDNHPTKFKVTNVDDEGVELGSGVMELTQSELVLHLHRREAVRWPYLCLRRYGYDSNLFSFESGRRCQTGQGIFAFKCSRAEEIFNLLQDLMQCNSINVMEEPVIITRNSHPAELDLPRAPQPPNALGYTVSSFSNGFPGCPGEGPRFSTPRRPSTSSLRHPSLGEESTHALIAPDEQSHTYVNTPASEEEQRRSRHCLQPLPEGRAPFAPQARGPDQRDPQVFLQPGQVKFVLGPTPARRHMTKCQGLCPSLQDAPHHNNNNEGPSECQAQPKCTYENVSGGLRPGAGWRLSPEEPGWNGLAQRRAALLHYENLPSLPPVWESQAPQPGEEAGDDGDSRDGLTPSSNGFPEGEEDETPLQKPTSTRAALRSHGSFPVPLTRRRGSPRVFNFDFRRPGPEPPRQLNYIQVELKGWGGDRPKGPPNPSAPRAPAPTTHPTRSSDSYAVIDLKKTVAMSNLQRALPRDDGTARKTRHNSTDLPL